The proteins below are encoded in one region of Desulfovibrio sp. JC022:
- a CDS encoding flagellar hook protein FlgE, whose product MSVTSSLYTGISGLNVNSQATSVVSNNLANSSTVGFKGSDAVFEDVFYSTITTGGGLSQVGNGAGVSTINTDYTQGSYEDSSVSTNVALNGDGYFIVVDPDTSTTYYTRAGNFDFDKDGYLVDPYGNQVQGWEIEDGTASGSLTTIQLDQSQSPPKATSEISLTMNLDSQSVDEAKTTNPYTSLFELYDGTNNPPLDDSQYSYSTTMTVYDENGSAHDMTYYMDPVDVDSDGNIIWEYVAATDAEDDQRSGSGGNPLNTTSGAGLSMTGTMTFNSEGQMTSMTAFTLSNAATSADTKDPDQWGLADLSPEGYPEVNLNFTGSTSGQDVAINFGMSSDDATWDTSGGINTLGDITAATAYSDLPSFADYTLSLGATTSYSDSSSATYSIGQDGYPTGSLVSVEVDENGILVGNYSNSQSIELYQLGLADFTNQGGLTAEGGTLFRATTESGEAIIGTAGSAGFGTVVSNSLEASNVDLASQMTELIIIQSAYQANSKVVTTADTLLQTAISLKS is encoded by the coding sequence ATGAGTGTCACCAGTTCTTTGTACACAGGTATTTCAGGTCTTAACGTAAACTCACAGGCAACATCCGTGGTTTCCAACAACCTCGCCAACTCATCTACAGTAGGTTTTAAAGGTTCGGATGCGGTTTTTGAAGATGTTTTCTACTCTACCATCACCACAGGAGGAGGTCTTTCACAGGTCGGTAACGGGGCCGGGGTTTCCACAATCAACACCGATTACACTCAGGGGTCTTATGAGGATTCCAGTGTATCCACCAATGTGGCTCTCAACGGTGACGGTTACTTTATAGTAGTGGACCCGGACACCAGCACAACCTACTACACTCGCGCCGGTAACTTTGATTTCGATAAAGACGGCTATCTTGTCGATCCCTACGGTAATCAGGTACAGGGCTGGGAAATTGAAGACGGAACCGCTTCGGGGTCGCTGACCACCATTCAGCTGGACCAGTCCCAGTCACCGCCGAAGGCAACTTCCGAGATCAGCCTGACCATGAACCTTGATTCCCAGAGCGTTGATGAGGCCAAGACCACCAATCCTTATACCTCTCTCTTCGAGCTTTATGACGGTACCAATAATCCGCCGTTGGATGATTCCCAGTACAGTTATTCCACAACCATGACCGTTTACGATGAAAACGGTTCCGCCCATGACATGACCTATTATATGGACCCGGTGGATGTGGATTCCGACGGTAATATTATCTGGGAATATGTGGCTGCCACTGACGCAGAAGATGATCAGCGGTCCGGTTCGGGCGGCAATCCCTTGAATACCACCAGCGGTGCAGGTTTGAGCATGACCGGGACCATGACCTTCAACTCTGAAGGCCAGATGACCTCCATGACCGCTTTCACTCTCTCCAATGCAGCAACTTCCGCCGATACCAAGGACCCCGATCAGTGGGGCTTGGCTGATCTCAGCCCCGAAGGATACCCGGAGGTAAATCTCAACTTTACCGGAAGCACCAGCGGGCAGGATGTTGCCATAAATTTCGGTATGTCCAGCGATGATGCTACCTGGGACACTTCCGGGGGGATAAACACCCTCGGTGATATCACCGCCGCTACCGCCTATTCGGATCTGCCCTCGTTTGCAGACTACACTCTCTCTTTAGGAGCGACCACCAGTTATTCCGACAGTTCTTCTGCCACATACAGCATAGGGCAGGACGGTTATCCCACCGGGTCCCTTGTCTCCGTGGAAGTGGACGAAAACGGTATTCTCGTTGGTAACTATTCCAACAGCCAATCCATCGAACTCTACCAGCTCGGTCTTGCCGACTTTACCAATCAGGGCGGGCTTACCGCAGAAGGCGGAACCCTGTTCCGGGCCACCACCGAATCCGGTGAAGCCATCATTGGAACCGCCGGGTCCGCAGGGTTCGGAACCGTGGTTTCCAATTCGTTGGAAGCCTCAAACGTGGATCTCGCATCCCAGATGACCGAACTGATCATCATCCAGTCCGCCTATCAGGCCAACAGTAAGGTTGTAACAACCGCTGATACCCTGTTGCAGACTGCGATTTCTTTGAAGAGTTAA
- a CDS encoding flagellar hook assembly protein FlgD, with protein sequence MSVEGVSYYSSLTGSDSASTTTTASDNTSLDQVDFLTLLTTQLEYQDPTNPVDNTEMVNQMTSYSMLDEDVQQNENLETIINKLDAISALSTSGYIGEEVMADGGIITVESGDATNVTIDLQEDASTLGLNIYNSEGTLVDTVYYTDLEAGEFEVSGEDLLSESNLETDGTFVAMVFANDANDSSVPVYIKSAGTITAVDQDDSGNTTLTLNDGREVSITDVSFI encoded by the coding sequence ATGAGTGTCGAAGGCGTCAGCTACTACAGCAGCTTAACCGGTTCAGATTCGGCCAGTACTACAACTACCGCCAGCGACAATACCTCGCTTGATCAGGTCGATTTCCTGACTCTGCTGACCACTCAGCTGGAATATCAGGACCCTACCAACCCCGTGGATAACACGGAAATGGTCAACCAGATGACCAGTTACTCCATGCTCGATGAAGATGTGCAGCAGAACGAGAATCTGGAAACCATCATTAATAAACTGGACGCCATCTCCGCTTTGAGCACTTCCGGCTACATCGGCGAGGAAGTCATGGCCGACGGCGGGATCATCACCGTGGAAAGCGGCGATGCCACCAACGTGACCATTGATCTTCAGGAAGACGCATCCACCCTTGGTCTCAATATTTACAACTCCGAAGGAACCCTCGTGGACACCGTTTACTACACCGACCTTGAAGCTGGCGAGTTTGAAGTTTCCGGTGAAGATCTGCTCAGTGAGAGCAATCTTGAAACGGACGGAACCTTTGTAGCCATGGTTTTCGCCAACGATGCCAACGACTCTTCCGTGCCTGTCTACATCAAGTCCGCCGGTACCATCACTGCGGTGGATCAGGATGATTCCGGCAACACCACCCTTACCCTTAATGACGGCCGGGAAGTTTCCATTACCGACGTTTCATTCATTTAA
- a CDS encoding tRNA-binding protein: MDTISWNDFEKVEIRAGKIIEARVFEEARVPAYILHIDFGPEIGMRKSSAQITKLYNVEELPGKLVVGVVNFPKKQIGPFMSECLVTGFHDENGDVALCVPDKDVPLGAKLC; this comes from the coding sequence ATGGATACAATTAGTTGGAATGATTTTGAAAAGGTGGAGATCAGGGCCGGAAAGATAATCGAAGCGCGGGTATTTGAAGAGGCACGTGTTCCCGCCTATATCCTGCATATAGACTTCGGTCCGGAAATCGGCATGCGTAAATCCAGTGCCCAGATCACCAAACTTTACAATGTGGAAGAACTGCCCGGAAAGCTTGTAGTTGGGGTGGTCAACTTTCCTAAAAAACAGATCGGCCCGTTCATGTCCGAGTGCCTGGTGACAGGCTTTCATGATGAAAATGGAGACGTGGCACTCTGTGTGCCGGATAAGGATGTGCCGCTAGGGGCAAAGCTCTGTTAA
- the fliD gene encoding flagellar filament capping protein FliD has protein sequence MAVASVSTGSYQSTSTSGGFTVNGLGDGTDWTDLINASVEAESYELDQYNEDLEEAEAASELLEALNEEVIALSATLQGMDEMDEFLAYSVSTTGDGEVQASIEDGATEDSYNLVVNQLAQKDVWISESMSISSADQQIISSDSSITLSYAGEDISMNVTAGTTAQELVDQINSDPDFDGKIGASLISDGSNYYIKFSGQDTGEDNAVGLTDLSAIDGYSSGSFTNTQTAQNSQMKVDGFPSGADEWIERPTNTVDDVIDNMTMTLNATTDAAGVNIGVSYDTDAMVETIETFVSEVNQLLYDLLDITGELTDTENDEDNTSVYIKDATLDLVYSSVKDALTSAGLGFLYYDSDTGKGDQFASLSALGITTDSTEGSATFGQLQVDYEELEDALAKDPEAVAMLFAANGEAETDSSDLRVISSIAGLTGAGDYDVEYTVSGGAITSATINGVDMMVDGNTLLAGSDSNANGLYLEVSDLTDGSYSSTVTVKQGKCGQVADLCSALTDVSTGSIPLLAASYDDLTVKLENDIYEEEARLDAYETELKRKYSALDTMLAYYSGQEAQLETTLASLDSS, from the coding sequence ATGGCTGTTGCTTCTGTTTCTACCGGATCATATCAGTCCACCAGTACTTCCGGCGGTTTTACTGTTAACGGCCTTGGGGACGGTACCGACTGGACCGATCTGATCAATGCTTCTGTGGAGGCTGAGAGCTATGAGCTGGATCAGTACAATGAAGATCTGGAGGAGGCGGAAGCTGCTTCGGAGCTTCTTGAGGCCTTGAACGAAGAGGTGATTGCTCTTTCTGCAACTTTGCAGGGCATGGATGAAATGGACGAATTTCTGGCTTATTCCGTTTCCACTACCGGGGATGGGGAAGTGCAGGCCTCCATTGAGGACGGGGCAACGGAAGATTCCTATAATCTGGTGGTCAATCAGTTGGCCCAGAAGGATGTCTGGATTTCCGAGTCCATGTCTATCTCCTCAGCTGACCAGCAGATCATATCATCCGATTCCTCCATCACCCTTTCCTATGCCGGGGAAGATATTTCCATGAATGTCACCGCCGGGACCACTGCGCAGGAACTGGTGGACCAGATTAACAGTGATCCTGACTTTGACGGCAAGATCGGTGCCTCGCTGATCAGTGACGGCAGCAACTATTATATCAAATTCAGCGGGCAGGACACCGGGGAAGATAACGCCGTGGGGCTTACTGACTTAAGTGCCATTGACGGATATTCATCAGGATCATTCACTAATACCCAGACCGCCCAGAATTCGCAGATGAAGGTAGACGGTTTTCCCTCCGGTGCGGATGAGTGGATAGAACGGCCGACTAATACTGTGGATGACGTTATCGACAATATGACCATGACCCTTAACGCCACTACCGATGCCGCAGGCGTCAACATAGGTGTCTCTTATGATACGGATGCCATGGTTGAAACTATTGAAACATTTGTTTCAGAGGTCAACCAGTTGCTTTACGATCTGCTGGATATCACCGGGGAACTTACAGATACGGAGAACGATGAGGATAATACCAGTGTATACATCAAGGATGCCACTCTTGATCTGGTGTACAGCTCAGTAAAGGACGCCCTCACTTCCGCCGGACTGGGTTTTTTGTATTATGACAGTGATACCGGAAAAGGGGATCAATTCGCTTCCCTGTCCGCCCTAGGCATTACAACGGACAGTACAGAAGGCTCTGCTACTTTCGGTCAGCTGCAGGTTGATTATGAAGAGCTTGAGGATGCTCTTGCCAAGGACCCGGAAGCCGTAGCCATGCTTTTTGCCGCCAACGGAGAGGCGGAAACGGACAGTTCGGATCTGCGGGTCATATCATCCATTGCAGGTTTGACCGGGGCCGGGGATTATGACGTTGAGTATACGGTTTCCGGTGGCGCAATCACATCTGCAACCATTAACGGTGTAGATATGATGGTTGACGGGAATACCCTGCTTGCCGGGAGTGACAGCAATGCCAACGGTCTTTACCTTGAGGTCTCGGATTTGACGGACGGCAGTTATTCCAGCACAGTTACAGTGAAGCAGGGGAAATGCGGGCAGGTCGCGGACCTGTGTTCAGCCCTGACAGATGTATCCACCGGAAGCATCCCTCTGTTGGCTGCAAGTTATGACGACCTGACTGTTAAGCTTGAAAATGATATTTACGAGGAAGAAGCCCGTCTGGACGCTTATGAAACAGAGTTGAAGCGCAAGTATTCCGCTTTGGACACCATGCTGGCTTACTATTCAGGACAGGAAGCCCAGCTCGAAACGACTTTGGCTTCACTTGATTCCAGTTAG
- the flgK gene encoding flagellar hook-associated protein FlgK, producing the protein MSLSNAMSIGEKAVANAQVSINTTSNNIANAETEGYQRADAVYDSTGNITVYGDSLGTGADIVAVQANWDSFIEKQYLAASADLASSEAQNKYLTQMDSIFNQSGGEGLAAAQDEFLSAWNDLSTYPDSLAEREDLLGEADSLIYALNSTSSELKDMSASVESEIVDQVNTANELIDSIALLNEQIAANSENYELTASRDQAIRELDELIGVEVLSYSDGQTKIYTETGQPLVEGEETHYLAVAYDDDTSKTGLFWESGSGALIDITPMKDADGDPVSGRTDSGSIAGLFITRDDYIQPTLDSLDDYTSALIWETNVAHSQGAGLEHHTAVEGSYGVDDQTAALSSSGLDYEDKITSGEFNIYTYDADGNMSASSAISVDPATDSFDDVVADINTAFAGTLTASVNADGELEIQAVGDASFEFGEDSSGFLAAAGINTFFDGSSAGDVAVNNYVSSDPSHLNAGEVGGDGTVSSGSNYTAKSINDLLSETVSIGEGVSATDASLTEYLAAIVSDVGAAASKAETQVTCDTAAAGIYAEQQESVSGVNVDEELVNLTKAQQQYSAACQIISVTRDMIDTILGIM; encoded by the coding sequence ATGAGTTTATCAAATGCAATGTCCATAGGTGAGAAGGCAGTAGCCAATGCGCAGGTCTCGATCAACACGACCAGCAACAACATCGCCAATGCCGAAACCGAGGGCTACCAGCGCGCCGATGCTGTTTACGACAGCACGGGCAACATCACTGTTTACGGCGATAGTCTGGGTACCGGGGCGGACATTGTTGCGGTGCAGGCCAATTGGGACAGCTTTATTGAGAAGCAGTACCTTGCAGCCTCGGCGGATCTGGCCTCCAGCGAAGCTCAGAATAAATATCTTACCCAGATGGATTCCATCTTCAATCAGAGTGGAGGGGAAGGGCTGGCTGCGGCGCAGGATGAATTCCTGAGCGCATGGAACGACCTTTCCACCTACCCGGACTCTCTTGCTGAAAGGGAAGATCTGCTTGGTGAAGCGGATTCACTTATCTATGCGCTCAATTCAACGTCTTCGGAACTTAAGGATATGTCTGCCAGTGTTGAATCAGAAATTGTCGATCAGGTTAATACCGCCAACGAACTGATTGATTCTATTGCGCTGCTGAACGAGCAGATAGCAGCTAACTCCGAAAATTATGAACTGACCGCCAGCCGTGATCAGGCCATCCGTGAACTGGATGAATTGATCGGGGTGGAAGTGCTCAGCTACAGTGACGGACAGACCAAGATCTATACCGAGACCGGGCAACCGCTGGTGGAAGGGGAAGAGACTCATTACCTCGCCGTTGCCTACGATGATGATACTTCCAAGACAGGACTGTTCTGGGAAAGCGGTTCCGGCGCACTGATCGACATTACGCCCATGAAAGATGCTGACGGAGACCCGGTTTCCGGGCGCACCGACAGCGGTTCCATTGCCGGATTGTTCATCACTCGCGACGATTACATTCAGCCCACTCTGGACAGTCTGGACGATTATACCTCGGCCCTGATCTGGGAAACCAATGTTGCCCATTCACAGGGAGCGGGCTTGGAGCATCACACTGCGGTTGAAGGTTCTTACGGGGTGGACGATCAGACAGCAGCACTTTCAAGCAGCGGGCTGGATTACGAAGACAAGATCACTTCCGGTGAATTCAATATCTACACCTATGATGCTGACGGCAATATGAGCGCAAGTTCCGCTATTTCCGTCGATCCTGCGACGGATTCCTTCGATGACGTTGTGGCGGACATTAACACAGCCTTTGCGGGAACCCTGACCGCTTCAGTTAATGCTGACGGCGAACTGGAAATTCAGGCTGTGGGCGATGCTTCATTTGAGTTCGGGGAAGATAGTTCCGGTTTTCTGGCTGCTGCGGGAATCAATACTTTTTTTGATGGCAGCTCCGCGGGAGATGTTGCGGTCAACAATTATGTTTCATCCGATCCTTCGCACCTCAATGCCGGAGAGGTAGGGGGGGACGGGACGGTTTCATCGGGAAGTAACTATACCGCCAAGTCCATAAACGATTTGCTGAGTGAGACCGTATCAATAGGTGAGGGAGTCTCGGCAACTGATGCTTCACTGACCGAATATCTGGCTGCAATTGTTTCTGATGTGGGGGCGGCGGCATCCAAAGCGGAAACGCAGGTTACCTGTGACACTGCGGCGGCAGGGATTTATGCCGAGCAGCAGGAATCCGTCAGCGGCGTGAATGTGGATGAGGAACTGGTCAATCTTACCAAGGCTCAGCAGCAGTACAGTGCTGCCTGCCAGATTATTTCAGTTACCCGCGATATGATCGATACCATTCTGGGCATTATGTAG
- a CDS encoding AraC family transcriptional regulator: MKNDRTIIYSSPMEGLEVLSCSSGREFKSHLHDGYVLWLNSESGENYSVKGSSDILQPGSISIIEPETIHANSPCCIERRHLRSFYFSEEFVRSLNFKLLGRENAVSPFRNRLLENKRLWQALSGLHNKLLSPAEKLEAEENILSVLSGLYKQADAKDILPGSEDKRVAMVIDYLHAHMDSSLSLAELADLVGCTEFHLIRIFRSHKGLPPHSFLIQLRLEKARRLLAANANIADTAVQCGFSDQSHLTRLFKIRYGLTPRQYQKAF, translated from the coding sequence ATGAAAAATGACAGAACCATAATTTACTCTTCGCCCATGGAGGGGCTGGAAGTTCTTTCATGCAGCAGCGGGCGCGAATTCAAGAGCCACCTGCACGATGGGTATGTGCTTTGGCTCAATTCCGAGTCCGGGGAAAATTATAGCGTGAAGGGGAGTTCCGATATTTTGCAGCCCGGCTCCATCAGTATAATCGAGCCGGAAACCATCCATGCCAACAGCCCCTGCTGTATCGAGCGCAGGCATCTGCGCAGTTTTTATTTTTCCGAAGAATTTGTCCGTTCCTTGAATTTTAAATTACTGGGCCGGGAAAATGCAGTTTCGCCATTTCGCAACAGGCTGCTGGAAAATAAGCGGCTCTGGCAGGCTTTGTCCGGGCTGCACAATAAATTGCTCAGTCCCGCTGAAAAGCTTGAAGCAGAGGAAAATATTCTTTCCGTACTGTCCGGGCTGTACAAGCAGGCCGATGCCAAGGATATTTTACCCGGAAGCGAAGATAAGCGGGTTGCCATGGTTATCGATTACCTGCATGCCCATATGGACAGCAGTCTCAGTCTTGCCGAACTCGCGGATCTTGTCGGGTGTACCGAGTTTCATCTGATCCGTATCTTCCGCAGCCACAAAGGTTTGCCGCCACATTCTTTCCTGATCCAATTGCGGCTTGAAAAAGCCCGCAGACTCCTTGCCGCTAATGCAAATATTGCCGATACCGCCGTGCAGTGCGGTTTTTCAGATCAAAGTCATCTGACCCGCCTGTTCAAGATCAGGTACGGGCTCACTCCCCGCCAGTATCAGAAGGCATTTTGA
- a CDS encoding MBL fold metallo-hydrolase encodes MKKAILYIFALLAAAGISIGIPACSKMGHAPSLEESLMYEKSANYKNGTFTNETPVNMTVEGFTFAKAINFFFDLSRTPDKKLPFHQLTKNSFSPDPAGLQVAWLGHSSMILDIDGVRLLIDPVFGNASPVPFTVNRFQPSPIAREELPEVDAVVISHDHYDHLEMSTIKYLAPKIKLFIVPLGVGSHLRKWGCRPEQIVELNWDESIIIRDVEIIAAPSQHFSGRGLGDRFKTLWASFVFKGKDHSAYYSGDGGYDGRFKEIGEKYGPFDLTMIESGAYDKGWKDVHMMPDESVQAHIDLGGKYMIPVHWGAYDLAFHKWDEPIRRVSALAAEQGINLLTPQMGEICMPGKSTHSAWWKPAEQQKLAIATN; translated from the coding sequence ATGAAAAAAGCAATACTTTATATATTCGCATTACTGGCAGCAGCCGGGATTTCCATCGGAATCCCGGCCTGCTCCAAGATGGGCCACGCCCCTTCTCTTGAGGAAAGCCTTATGTACGAAAAATCAGCTAATTACAAAAACGGAACCTTCACCAATGAGACTCCGGTGAACATGACTGTTGAAGGATTCACTTTTGCCAAGGCTATTAACTTCTTCTTTGACCTGAGCCGCACACCGGACAAAAAACTACCCTTCCACCAGCTTACAAAAAATTCTTTTTCTCCCGATCCCGCAGGATTGCAGGTAGCATGGCTGGGACATTCTTCCATGATCCTCGACATTGACGGGGTGCGTCTGCTCATCGACCCGGTTTTCGGCAATGCTTCCCCGGTGCCGTTCACGGTCAACCGCTTCCAGCCCTCCCCCATCGCACGGGAAGAACTGCCCGAAGTTGACGCGGTAGTAATTTCCCATGATCATTATGATCATCTGGAAATGTCCACCATCAAGTATTTAGCCCCGAAAATAAAGCTGTTCATCGTGCCTCTGGGAGTCGGTTCCCACCTGCGCAAGTGGGGTTGCAGGCCGGAACAGATTGTAGAGCTGAACTGGGATGAATCCATCATCATCCGCGATGTGGAAATCATTGCCGCTCCTTCGCAGCACTTTTCCGGGCGCGGTTTAGGGGACAGGTTCAAGACCCTTTGGGCTTCTTTCGTCTTCAAAGGGAAAGACCACTCCGCTTACTATTCCGGAGATGGCGGATATGACGGACGATTCAAGGAAATCGGCGAAAAGTACGGTCCCTTCGATCTGACCATGATCGAATCCGGTGCTTACGACAAAGGCTGGAAGGACGTACACATGATGCCCGATGAATCCGTGCAGGCACACATTGATCTGGGTGGGAAATACATGATTCCTGTACATTGGGGGGCTTACGATCTGGCTTTTCACAAGTGGGATGAGCCCATCCGCAGGGTCTCTGCTCTGGCCGCAGAACAAGGGATTAATCTGCTGACCCCGCAGATGGGTGAGATCTGCATGCCCGGTAAAAGTACCCATAGTGCTTGGTGGAAACCTGCCGAGCAACAGAAATTAGCAATCGCTACGAATTAA
- a CDS encoding flagellin has protein sequence MRVSTSQIYDQSMGNISNSLTDYMNATNKVASQKKLNTPSDDPAGMGNVVNLRSYDQSLESYYNNTQYAESLLGSADGLLSEASEIMISAKEQAEQGSTGTYTDEQQQAMSINMMGYQDSLLAIANAEMGDDYLFSGESTDTAPYEYVPGVTITGDSPAKSDFVSFDGELDDPVIVEFTSDGTIGTDAVDYRYSLDGGSTWLTGTMDGTATPPDTTMELGDVSVEMNAGTAATAYDSDAKMGGQFVVRNSMQYNGADEAMAVNISESTDLEVNSVGSEMFGGVDPATGEPYPEPNMFEAISDSVAYMWIGDEKGTATTLETIDDGYNQMLIEASNVGAREQKADFTSQSLSLTRERVASAVSDVEDADSTELTLELSRTEYIYNAVLSSSSKVINMSIMDYL, from the coding sequence ATGAGAGTAAGTACATCACAGATTTATGATCAGAGCATGGGGAATATCAGTAATTCCCTTACTGATTATATGAATGCCACTAATAAGGTTGCCAGTCAGAAAAAGCTCAATACCCCGTCCGATGATCCGGCAGGTATGGGAAATGTAGTCAATCTGCGTAGCTATGATCAGAGCTTGGAAAGCTACTACAATAATACCCAGTATGCCGAAAGCCTGCTGGGCAGTGCAGATGGCCTGCTCAGTGAGGCCAGCGAAATCATGATTTCCGCCAAGGAACAGGCCGAGCAGGGATCAACCGGGACTTATACCGATGAACAGCAGCAGGCTATGTCCATAAATATGATGGGCTATCAGGATTCCCTGTTGGCTATAGCCAATGCCGAGATGGGTGATGACTATCTATTTTCCGGTGAATCCACAGATACCGCGCCTTATGAATATGTGCCCGGAGTGACCATAACCGGGGATTCCCCTGCCAAGAGTGATTTTGTAAGTTTCGATGGGGAGCTTGATGATCCGGTGATCGTGGAATTTACATCTGACGGAACCATCGGCACCGATGCTGTGGATTACCGCTACTCATTGGACGGCGGCAGTACGTGGCTGACCGGGACCATGGACGGAACCGCCACTCCGCCCGATACGACCATGGAGCTGGGGGATGTTTCCGTGGAGATGAATGCCGGGACAGCGGCAACAGCTTATGATTCCGATGCCAAGATGGGCGGGCAGTTCGTGGTCCGTAACTCCATGCAGTACAATGGCGCAGACGAAGCCATGGCGGTCAATATTTCTGAAAGTACCGATCTGGAAGTCAATTCCGTGGGCAGTGAGATGTTCGGCGGTGTTGATCCGGCTACCGGAGAACCTTACCCGGAACCGAATATGTTTGAAGCCATAAGCGATTCTGTGGCCTACATGTGGATCGGCGATGAAAAGGGTACTGCGACAACCCTTGAGACCATAGATGACGGCTACAATCAGATGCTTATTGAGGCCTCCAATGTGGGGGCACGGGAGCAGAAAGCGGATTTCACTTCCCAGAGCCTGTCGCTGACCCGTGAGCGGGTGGCATCCGCTGTCAGCGATGTGGAAGATGCGGACAGCACCGAATTGACCTTGGAGCTAAGTCGTACCGAATATATCTATAACGCGGTGCTCAGTTCCTCATCCAAAGTGATAAACATGTCCATTATGGATTATTTGTAG